A segment of the Capnocytophaga sp. ARDL2 genome:
TTAGCATTATACAATAACCTGTCCCGAGAGATTCGGACTACAGAAATACATTATACAATATTTCACGGAACATTATTTTCTCAAAATCGCCTGATTAATTTTTTTTATCAACCTTGGTCCTTCATAGATAAACCCTGTATAAATCTGAACCAAATCTGCTCCTGCTTCTAATTTTTCCAATGCATCTTCGGCTGAATGTATTCCTCCTACTCCAATAATTGAGAATGATTTGTTGCTCTTTTCTGCCAAAAAACGAATAACTTCTGTCGAACGGTTTTTCAACGGTTTTCCAGACAATCCTCCTACTTCTTTTTTGTTTTCCGAACGCAACCCTTCTCTCGAAATCGTTGTGTTGGTAGCAATTACCCCAGCAATTTTGGTATCGTTTACAATGTCAATAATATCCAACAATTGACTGTCTGTCAAATCTGGAGCTATTTTCAACAAAATTGGTTTTGCTTTGGGCTTTTCGTTGTTCAACGATTGCAAGGTTGATAACAACTCTGTCAATGGTTCTTTATCTTGCAATTCACGAAGATTTGGCGTATTTGGCGAACTCACATTTACCACAAAATAATCGACATAATCATACAACGCATAGAAACAAATTTTGTAATCTTCCACCGCTTTGTCATTATCCGTTGCTTTGTTTTTACCAATATTTCCACCAATCAACACCCCTTGATTTTTCTTCAATCGCTCTACGGCTACCGCTACTCCTTGGTTGTTAAATCCCATGCGATTGATGATTCCGCTGTCTTCTCTCAAACGAAACAATCTTTTTTTTGGATTTCCGTCTTGAGGTTTGGGAGTCAGCGTACCGATTTCGATAAAACCAAAACCAAAATTTGACAATTCGTTGAAAATCTTTGCATCTTTGTCCAATCCTGCTGCCAATCCCACTGGATTTTTAAATTTCAATCCAAACAATTCTCTTTCCAATCGAGGATCATTTACCTGATAAATAGATTTTATGATGGATTTTACTCCTGGAATTTTATGGATAAATTTTATCATAGAAAAAGTAAAATGATGCACTTTTTCTGGGTCAAATGAAAATAATATAGGTTGAATGAATGATTTGTACATATAGTGTATTTTTTAACAACTGCAAAAGTAGTGAAAAATGTTGAATAGACAGACTTCCAACTTATAGTAAAAAATTAAAAAACTCCGCTAATTATCAATGAACTCATCTTGACTTTTTTTCTCATGCGGATTTCACAGATAATCACAGATTTTTGTGAAATGATTTAAGAAAACTATGAAGTCATCTCGACTTTTTTTGTTTAAATTTTCTGAGTCCTAAGACGATAAAAGCAAGGTAATTAAAACCTATCCAATTACTTAGGGCAGTATCAAAACGATTTAAAACCGAACGAAAACTGTCCATCTAAGCGTTGCTTCTTTCAATGGCGTAACGCTCTCTGTAGAGTTTTTTATCAAAATAATGTTCCGTTTCAGAGGGTGACTTTTGGTTTCTTTTGTTTTCAAAAATATTGGCTATGATACCTTCTGAGGCGGTTATTTTCCGAAGATTTTCACTGTCAAAACCTGCATCAAAATTCACAAATAAACCCTCTGTGGAGATTTCAGCTTTTTTCAAAACGGATGTAATTTCTTGAAAATGAGTCTCTATATTATACAAGTCGTGATGTTCGCCAGATATAGGCTGAGACATTGCTAACATCAAACCTTGCCTGTCGGACAAGAACAAACTATTAGTTGTTTTTGCTTTTTTACGAGATTGATATCCTACTTGTTCGCCTCCTTTTTTTGCTGGTGTTTGGCTACCGTCAAAGTCGCAACTTGAACAATCTATTTTCGATTTGTTTTTCTTTAAAATTTCTACCCAACAAACCTCCCAAGCACTTTCCTTGCACCATTTTCGGTAATGCCCAAACACGGTTTATAGCTCGGAACTACCTCTGAAAATAATTGTTCCATTGGTAAAAGTGCCCATTGAATACCTGTTTTCAATTTGTATAAAATACAGTTAATTATCTCACTAATAGGTGATTTTGGTTTAAACCCTCTTTTTCTTTTAGGTAAATGTAGGATAATTTCTTCTACTATCGTATCTTTGCCCAGTACTACAAACAAGGTCTTAGGTTTTTATGTTTCACACCACAAAAATCATAATTCCTTGTTTGTTTTCAAAAAGTCAAGATAGACTCTTAGATTCATTGTGTAGAGAGCAAATATTATTAACCACTTAAAAAATAAAAGAAATGGGAATCTCCAAATTTTTAAGAATAACTGTTTATTTTGCTATTGCATTAGTAACTTCTATAGTTTTCAGACTGCAACCTTTTGAATTGCCAAAATTCATTTATAGTGATTATGTTTATGGTCTGTTAGGAGGATGTGGTCCATTTTTAGGGGCAATTACAGTATTAGCACTATTTAAAGACCAAATTAAAAGCGAAATGACACACAAAGGTTTCTTTAATTGGAAAACAATATTATTGCTTTTAATTCTTCCATCCTTACTTTTCGGAATAATAGGGAGCACGAGTAAAAGTCATATTGAAGGATTTTTATTGGGGATATATATTGCTATTTATGCTATATTGGAAGAACGAGGATGGAGAGGATATTTGCAATCCGAGTTTAGCAATACTAAACCCATTGTTAAATATTTTATTGTTTCAACCCGTTGTGCATTTTAAATTATACTTGCTTTAATTTTATTTATTTCCTTT
Coding sequences within it:
- a CDS encoding quinone-dependent dihydroorotate dehydrogenase; translation: MYKSFIQPILFSFDPEKVHHFTFSMIKFIHKIPGVKSIIKSIYQVNDPRLERELFGLKFKNPVGLAAGLDKDAKIFNELSNFGFGFIEIGTLTPKPQDGNPKKRLFRLREDSGIINRMGFNNQGVAVAVERLKKNQGVLIGGNIGKNKATDNDKAVEDYKICFYALYDYVDYFVVNVSSPNTPNLRELQDKEPLTELLSTLQSLNNEKPKAKPILLKIAPDLTDSQLLDIIDIVNDTKIAGVIATNTTISREGLRSENKKEVGGLSGKPLKNRSTEVIRFLAEKSNKSFSIIGVGGIHSAEDALEKLEAGADLVQIYTGFIYEGPRLIKKINQAILRK